tctaaacacacacacacacacacacacacacacacacacacgttccttactcctctgcactctcctccaCTGCACAGTAAATTAGATTACACACACTTTGTGTACTCAGTTCTTCACAGACTCATCTCATTGAAGATCAGACCACGGCTCCTTTTCACCTCACTGCTTTTTCTTGCATGACCTGTTTTGTAAAATgggtcagtacacacacacacacacacacagttacacacatacGCACATACTTATATACACTACAACTTCCTCTTCAGACCAAGTGATCTTAAAGAAATGAATGAAACAATGACTCTGCAAAAAAGCTCCCAGTTATTATTAGCTTCACATTcctttttggtcaaaaaatggcTGATTTATTCTCCTTCTCTTTTTGTATCTTCTTTCTACAGCAGTGATGTCACTCGCAGATCCCACCTCTGATACCACACCGTTCTTCTCAGATGATGCCGAGGGTGAAGGGTCCTCCGACAAAGATGAAGGGCCTTctcctcagcagcagcaggaggaggaggattcTCCGAGCGGACTGTCCAAAACCAGAGCGTTTCTGACTGTGGGAGTGCTCTGCTACATCAACCTGCTCAACTATATGGACCGATTCACTGTAGCTGGTAACTAGTGTTGTGTATTTAGAATACTTTACAGATATGGGTgtaattagattagattacattagattacattagattaaaGTAATGCAATACTAAACATAAAACAAGCCTTATAAGGTTtataataaatgtgaataaactTTGTCAACTTTGTCAATTTATCCATTTTTTGAtcaataaaaattataatttggTTAAATATAGGTTaggtttgctttattttaaacttcattttaaactTAAACACATGCACTTTTAATAAAGATTCTGcactatttttttcttatttaacatTTTCCTTCCTATTTTTAAGAATAATGAGTTCTGTTTTTGTTATCTTTTTGTCAGGTCTTAAGGTAAAATTGATATTGGTGTACGAGGCCCAACGTTCTATATGGTCTTTATTGGTGATTCCTTTGGTGATTGTCAGTTAGGAAGAAATGTCATCATTATTCGGTACAAAAATAGGCACAGCTGTTTATTTGCTgaattttactttaaattatataattttcaTCCCAGAAAATTATGTGAATATTTTGTGTTTTCTCTtaaaatttttattaaattacataaataatcattaatttagCATCAGAAGTATGAAACTGCAAAAAATTCTCTGTAGAAAATCTAGAACATATAAAAGTATAGCAGCTTGTATAGCCATACAGTGATATTAAATACAATCTTAAATTTGGCAGCATCCATCCTGTGACGGATCTTGGTACTGTAGTGTTGACCTCTCTGGCTGAGTAATAGAAAATTATTGAATATAATttcataatgtttataatgtcaGTGTAGGCCTGTTTATAGGTGGTTGATTGgcatctggaatataataaatgCAGTAAGTGTAGAATTAAATATTAATACCTGTAGAGTGTGTTTGGTAGCACTGTGAGTAATTGGGCAGTAGGTTCAGTAGGTTATTGATCCATCATGTGTAAGGTTCAGGGGATTGGGATCTGTCCCTCAGGTGTTGTAACATGCAATCAATAACCTGACCTTTCCACTATTTGGGTTTTTAGTGGGGttaaaagaacatctttgttcttttttttttttaccatcttaAAATGTTTTGCCAGAACGTTACAGGTTCCCTAGTTATTAAGACATGAACAGCTTTTCTCAGGGCAGATTGGGAAGTTCTGATAGTGAATATAACATTGCACCTCTCTAAATAATTTTATTCACATCTTAACAATTTAATTTTGAGAGAATTTCATGGAATAACACCTTTTAAGCGCTCTCTTTTCCACACATTCTGTGCCAcatcctcctgctgctgttagttaTGATTAAAATCTCATCATGAATGGTTCTCCTGCAGGTGTGCTTCCAGACATCGAGCATTTCTTCAGCATCAGTGATGGCAAATCGGGGCTACTCCAGACTGGTAGGAAGAAGCCTTAAACTTTTGCGTGTTCATTGACTTTATGCTATTTAACTCCATATACTGGTAATTTGATAAGTAATTGCTGAAAGATGTCAGTTCAGTGTAAAAGGAAATGCTCGTTTTTAACAACTCTATCTGTTTTTCAGTCTTTATCTGCAGTTATATGCTCCTGGCTCCTCTGTTTGGCTACCTGGGAGATCGGTACAACCGGAAGATGATCATGTGCTTTGGCATTGCCTTCTGGTCCATAATCACACTAGCCAGCTCTTTTATCGCCAAAGACGTGAGTATCACACTCTTAACACACCgctgttttcttctttcttgACATTTTAGGGCAGACGGGGAATAAGCCATGCCTTGGACCGCATAGcatttaaatgaagattttcaATTGAAAGAAAAAGATAGTGGAAAAAGATTAAGAAGGCTTAATCTCTGACCAGGAATCAGCAGAGATATTTTGGGCTTAAAAAATAATGACATTTAATTTAATAGAATGCCTATTCAGTGATTcctacctctggaatataatcaagaggaagatggatgattacaaaccatcaaaccaaactgaactgacttGTAAGGTTCTGCAACAGAACCTTACAAGTCAGACCTGAATTAGGAGCTTTGTAATATACAATAAATtacaattaatttgattaacgaCTATTCATgattcatatctctctctctttctttctctctctctctctctctctcagtatttcTGGGCGTTATTGCTGACGCGGGGGCTGGTGGGAGTTGGTGAGGCCAGTTACTCCACCATTGCTCCCACAATCATTGCAGATCTCTTTGTTAAGGAGAAGAGAACCAACATGCTCTCCATCTTCTACTTTGCCATCCCTGTAGGCAGGTGAGAGGTTACAGACATAAgaagtgattttttattttttttgtttcagaaacTCTTTGGGCGTTAGAGTTAGCAGTGGCACAGTGTGTCATTGATCTGTCAGGCGTGATTCACGCAgggtctctcacacacacatctcagAAGTGTTGCAACTTGTAATCTGTAGCACTGACCCTTTCTGCACCCAGTCATCCAACTAGTTAAAACTGGAATGTGTTGTTGTTTTCCTCCACTGCAGCCAGCGACCTTCACCTtgctttaataaatacataaagtgtataaaaataagtaataaccctttttttattcataatatttgcttttttaatataaAGTAGCTCATCCAATGCTGCACACGTTTCTGTGTAATGCTGGACACTTAATATTGTCTTACTTAAGTTGTTTACCTTATGCACATTATTTATAACTTGGAAATTAGTgaagaatgtaaaaaatattttctacatTTTGACATTATTATGAAGgttgcaaacatttaagcagtgtAGTTAAACACATTATGTGAAAAGAAGTgctcatttttatttacagtaagaatgtctatataaaaatattaatcaaattaatatcAAAAATATGTTTCAAAAGACATCATCCATTTTAGGTTAACAGAAATAGCTCAAATGCATTAtagtcattacattacattctgtGGTAATTACATGACATTGTGTCATGAATCcactttattttgaaaaaaaaaaatcctttaaaaaaaaatagtaattatacagtatgtctaaaaaaaaagcattacattttaaGAGGACATCTAAATGCTGGTTCATACCAGTTGTGGTTTTATAAAAAGGTAGAACTTTTCTTTGTATCAAAAAATGTAGCTTAATACAATTTAAACCTTAATGTTAAAGTTGCAACATCATCACCTGTAAAGTTAACGATAAAAAGATAGTTTGAAAATGAAGGCCCTCTTTTAGCAACTTTGTTTCATGAAGAACCACTTTCTTAATTAAGTATGGACCAAGACCTATAACTAATATATTACTTACTAAAACAAGACCATTAtcccaaaaaaaacacacactggagTTTGAGATGCTCCTCAATATAGAGTGGAACTTTCAGTTTCTGTCATATATTTCTGTCATACTAGTTGCTGCCGTGTTAGTAAACAGGGACTAGGGGAATGGTGGTGCTGTTACCAGCTGTCAGTGCTTAAAAGTAccatgtttctttaatatctgatgatacattctGATCATGGTATGggtgaaaatataatccttaatgatgctttatattttaaagggtttttttattttatttcagctaaCACTTTTGTAGCCTGTAGTATGATACATGTTTAGCAGCCTAGAACATTACTtactttaatttttgttttagacaTGTGCTACCTctgtactgtactataccatCACTTAAAGAACCCTTTGTAACACCTATATTTGTGAAAGTGTAATGGtttttgcttgtgttttttttttttaccctcttttAGTGGTTTGGGCTATATAGTAGGATCTGCAGTGAATGACAGAGCGAAGGACTGGCACTGGGCACTGCGGGTAGGTGTTCTTATCTCTACACTGTTTTGTGTATCATTTCAGTCTCAGCTTATTtctaagaaattatgtttttcttctgcttctttctttttctcttttcttcttttccatCTCGATCAGGTGACCCCTGCTCTGGGGGTGGTGGCAGTGTTCCTCTTGGTGTGTGTGGTTAAAGAGCCAAAGCGTGGCGCTATTGAGGCACGACCTGAACACACTCTGCACAGAACCTCGTGGCTTGCTGATATGAAAGCCCTCTGTCAGAAGTGAGTATGGTTTGGATTAACGCTG
The sequence above is drawn from the Astyanax mexicanus isolate ESR-SI-001 chromosome 19, AstMex3_surface, whole genome shotgun sequence genome and encodes:
- the spns1 gene encoding protein spinster homolog 1 isoform X1, whose product is MSLADPTSDTTPFFSDDAEGEGSSDKDEGPSPQQQQEEEDSPSGLSKTRAFLTVGVLCYINLLNYMDRFTVAGVLPDIEHFFSISDGKSGLLQTVFICSYMLLAPLFGYLGDRYNRKMIMCFGIAFWSIITLASSFIAKDYFWALLLTRGLVGVGEASYSTIAPTIIADLFVKEKRTNMLSIFYFAIPVGSGLGYIVGSAVNDRAKDWHWALRVTPALGVVAVFLLVCVVKEPKRGAIEARPEHTLHRTSWLADMKALCQNKSFILSTFGFTAVAFVTGSLALWAPAFLFRAAVFTGEKVPCVKEPCDTSDSLYFGVITCISGVLGVSMGVGISQYLRKRTPRADPLVCAAGLLLAAPFLYLSIIFAQKSTIATYFFIFLGETFLSMNWAIVADILLYVVVPTRRSTAEAFQIVLSHLLGDAGSPYLIGVVSDSLKQADSYMWEFRSLQLSLLLCSFVAVGGGAFFLATALFIEKDRHRAENYIPSDDAPIIVPKRGRSTKVPVSSVLI
- the spns1 gene encoding protein spinster homolog 1 isoform X2 — its product is MSLADPTSDTTPFFSDDAEGEGSSDKDEGPSPQQQQEEEDSPSGLSKTRAFLTVGVLCYINLLNYMDRFTVAGVLPDIEHFFSISDGKSGLLQTVFICSYMLLAPLFGYLGDRYNRKMIMCFGIAFWSIITLASSFIAKDYFWALLLTRGLVGVGEASYSTIAPTIIADLFVKEKRTNMLSIFYFAIPVGSGLGYIVGSAVNDRAKDWHWALRVTPALGVVAVFLLVCVVKEPKRGAIEARPEHTLHRTSWLADMKALCQNKSFILSTFGFTAVAFVTGSLALWAPAFLFRAAVFTGEKVPCVKEPCDTSDSLYFGVITCISGVLGVSMGVGISQYLRKRTPRADPLVCAAGLLLAAPFLYLSIIFAQKSTIATYFFIFLGETFLSMNWAIVADILLYVVVPTRRSTAEAFQIVLSHLLGDAGSPYLIGVVSDSLKQADSYMWEFRSLQLSLLLCSFVAVGGGAFFLATALFIEKDRHRAENYIPSGVH